Part of the Debaryomyces hansenii CBS767 chromosome C complete sequence genome is shown below.
GTTCAAGGAAGAAATTAGGCAGAATCGCTACAGAATCATAGAAAGATGCTCAAGACGTTGATAAGACAAGGTCATAGTAACAAGGCCGTTTCACGTATGGTGTTAGGCCGTCCGATGGCATGCAGATATAAGGCCACCAACTTCCACAGACCAGACTCAGCAGGATCGAACGATGCATCGCAAGCAGCAGATGCAGCAGCTACGGTTTTAGCAGACCAAAATGATATACAAAAGCTCCCAAATAAGGCCACCTGGATGGATGCCTTGCGGGAAAGAGAAAAGCAAAAGGCAGCTGGAAAGACGTTGGACAGTTATTCGTATATCAACCCTAAGACCACCGAAGTGGGTGAAAAAACCAGAAGTGAATCGTTTTCGTATTTGACGCTTCCATTCAAGGACGATAAGTGGTTGTGTGACTCTTACATGAATGCTTCTGGGAGATTGAGAGCAGGACAGTTGTTCCAGGACTTGGATGCGTTGGCTGGGAGAATCGCCTACAGACACTGTTCGCCGGCCGAGCCTGTGAATGTCACAGCATCGGTGGATCGTATCTACATGGTGAAGAAGGTGGATGAGATCCAGAACTATAATTTCGTGCTTGCTGGTGCCGTTACGTGGACTGGGAGGTCGTCGATGGAGATTTCCGTCAAGGGGTATGCGTTCGAGGGCCCGATCCCAGAGTCGATCACAGAGGAAACCTTgccaattgaaaatgtgTTTTTGAGTGCCAATTTCACTTTTGTTGCAAGAAACCCTATTACCCACAAGTCGTTTGCCATTAATAGGTTACTTCCAGTGGTTGAAAAGGAGTGGCTCGACTACCGTAGAGCAGAATCCCGTAATGCCAAAAAGAAGTT
Proteins encoded:
- a CDS encoding DEHA2C09196p (similar to CA2163|IPF11879 Candida albicans), with the translated sequence MLKTLIRQGHSNKAVSRMVLGRPMACRYKATNFHRPDSAGSNDASQAADAAATVLADQNDIQKLPNKATWMDALREREKQKAAGKTLDSYSYINPKTTEVGEKTRSESFSYLTLPFKDDKWLCDSYMNASGRLRAGQLFQDLDALAGRIAYRHCSPAEPVNVTASVDRIYMVKKVDEIQNYNFVLAGAVTWTGRSSMEISVKGYAFEGPIPESITEETLPIENVFLSANFTFVARNPITHKSFAINRLLPVVEKEWLDYRRAESRNAKKKLAAKTSKVIEPTDEESKLIHEMWKSSKSLEAKKDTPRNFSFMKDTSVSSTLYMQPQYRNRHSYMIFGGYLLRQSFELAYCASAAFAKAAPRFVSLDSTTFKAPVPVGSVLSMTATVSYTEHIHEKGVPYNDTPFGFSLPATNKLSSNPEAFLSECGTLIQVRVDTTIKHLESTEAKESGTFIYSFFLPKDSKDEEVDYCSIMPQTYSEMMEYVEGRRRAQDTANFVDTLPDTSAKPKL